A portion of the Segatella copri DSM 18205 genome contains these proteins:
- a CDS encoding DUF6621 family protein has translation MNTLDTNNIKWSENVIIADADYIDRVAFDLIVNFERMINRRIQPADMAQWAVCIALDGGLREGEHETQVVLIHDKQSMAMKNFRPANYEKDLNAQAFKDDKLGEFIISSYPTEEKMVGKDDFLVDVARTVCNAKEVKRVMVIPNSEDGDAYDRLREILRKVDDDDKRITLFAMQPMPGGNFRQEILGYSLMNALGISADEIK, from the coding sequence ATGAATACATTAGATACAAACAACATAAAATGGAGCGAGAATGTAATTATCGCTGATGCCGACTATATCGACCGAGTGGCTTTCGACCTGATAGTCAACTTCGAACGAATGATTAACCGTCGCATCCAACCAGCCGATATGGCACAATGGGCAGTCTGCATTGCCCTTGACGGAGGTCTGAGAGAGGGCGAGCACGAGACTCAGGTTGTGCTTATCCACGACAAGCAGTCGATGGCGATGAAGAACTTCCGCCCTGCCAACTATGAGAAGGATCTGAACGCTCAGGCTTTCAAGGATGATAAGCTCGGAGAATTCATCATCTCTTCATATCCTACAGAGGAGAAGATGGTAGGCAAGGATGACTTCCTCGTAGATGTGGCACGCACCGTATGCAACGCCAAGGAGGTGAAGCGAGTGATGGTAATCCCAAATTCTGAGGATGGAGATGCTTACGACCGTCTCCGCGAGATACTCCGTAAGGTAGATGACGATGACAAGCGCATCACCCTCTTTGCCATGCAGCCCATGCCAGGCGGCAACTTCAGACAGGAGATTCTCGGTTATTCGCTCATGAATGCCCTGGGGATTTCGGCAGATGAAATAAAATAA
- a CDS encoding lipocalin family protein gives MKKLHFSLMAILFALFSMVSFTACSSDDDDAPSQDDIKTNCIGMWQTTHISGWGYDDTEDENLIKVDQDVPEGDSERILFKGDGTYKWYWYYGGDWHSSSSTYKYEVSGNKIILYDNRGDIDITYTVVSFKNDTVVLEVTLEEGPQYKQRITCKRVN, from the coding sequence ATGAAAAAGTTACATTTTTCTTTAATGGCGATTCTTTTCGCCTTGTTTTCAATGGTGTCTTTCACCGCTTGTTCATCTGATGATGACGATGCTCCATCACAAGATGATATCAAGACTAATTGTATAGGAATGTGGCAGACAACTCACATTTCTGGCTGGGGATATGATGATACAGAGGATGAAAATCTTATTAAGGTTGATCAGGATGTTCCTGAAGGGGATAGTGAGAGAATCCTTTTCAAGGGTGATGGAACTTACAAGTGGTATTGGTATTATGGTGGTGATTGGCATTCATCTAGTTCTACTTATAAATATGAGGTATCTGGCAATAAAATCATTCTGTATGACAATAGAGGTGATATAGATATAACTTATACTGTTGTTTCCTTCAAAAATGATACAGTAGTATTGGAAGTTACTTTAGAGGAAGGACCTCAGTATAAGCAGAGAATTACTTGCAAGCGAGTAAACTAA
- the crcB gene encoding fluoride efflux transporter CrcB, protein MKEILIVSIGSFFGGGMRYWVSKMVQSCTVIAFPFGTMAVNVAGCLIIGFLSGLNWREEGWMSPSVKLLLTTGFCGGFTTFSTFMNEGAGLMKEENYLYMMLYLFGSLALGLIAVLAGHYLAKMIA, encoded by the coding sequence ATGAAAGAAATATTGATAGTAAGCATCGGCAGCTTCTTCGGGGGCGGCATGAGATATTGGGTATCGAAGATGGTGCAATCCTGCACGGTGATTGCCTTTCCTTTCGGAACGATGGCGGTGAATGTGGCGGGATGCCTCATCATCGGGTTCCTCTCGGGATTGAACTGGCGGGAAGAGGGATGGATGTCGCCATCTGTCAAACTGCTGCTTACCACGGGATTCTGCGGAGGATTCACTACCTTCTCTACCTTTATGAACGAGGGAGCAGGACTGATGAAAGAAGAGAATTACCTCTATATGATGCTCTATCTCTTCGGAAGTCTGGCGCTGGGACTTATCGCCGTTCTCGCCGGACATTATCTGGCGAAAATGATTGCATGA
- a CDS encoding vWA domain-containing protein, whose protein sequence is MKRVFNLLVVDESGSMSIIEHQALVGINETLTTIQKMQKTHKDMEQRVTLITFDSTHKNLFYDNVSAHHIKPLKSRDYTPCGGTPLYDAIGMGIAKINALTTEDDSVLVTIITDGEENCSEEYDLKMIKNLIEKLKKQNWTFTFIGTDDLDVENIAHGMGIDNHLQFSEDEAGTKAMFARENRARERYNKCRAMDCKMEAGSYFEEK, encoded by the coding sequence ATGAAACGAGTATTCAATCTTTTGGTAGTAGATGAGAGTGGAAGCATGAGTATTATCGAGCACCAGGCACTGGTGGGTATCAACGAGACCCTGACCACGATTCAGAAAATGCAGAAGACGCATAAGGACATGGAGCAGCGGGTTACGCTCATCACCTTCGACAGCACCCACAAGAATCTGTTCTATGATAATGTGTCTGCTCATCATATTAAACCTTTGAAATCAAGGGATTACACCCCATGTGGCGGTACCCCTCTTTACGATGCCATCGGCATGGGCATAGCCAAAATCAATGCCTTGACTACCGAGGATGACAGCGTATTGGTAACCATCATTACGGATGGTGAGGAGAACTGCAGCGAGGAGTATGATTTGAAGATGATAAAGAACCTCATAGAGAAGCTGAAGAAGCAGAACTGGACCTTTACCTTCATCGGTACCGACGATCTTGATGTGGAGAACATTGCTCATGGTATGGGCATCGACAATCATCTGCAGTTCTCAGAAGATGAGGCTGGCACCAAGGCGATGTTTGCTAGAGAAAACAGAGCCCGAGAGCGCTACAACAAGTGCCGTGCGATGGATTGCAAGATGGAAGCAGGTAGTTATTTTGAGGAGAAATAA
- a CDS encoding saccharopine dehydrogenase family protein, which yields MSRVLMIGAGGVATVAAFKIVQNQDVFTEFMIASRRKEKCDKLVKDIHAKGYKMDIQTAEVDADDVEQLKALFNSYKPELVINLALPYQDLTIMDACLACGCNYMDTANYEPKDEAHFEYSWQWAYKDKFEQAGLCAILGCGFDPGVSGIFTAYAAKHHFDEIEVLDIVDCNAGNHHKAFATNFNPEINIREITQKGLWYKDGEWIETDPLSIHKPLTYPNIGPRESYLMHHEELESLVKNYPTIKEARFWMTFGQQYLTYLDCIQNLGMSRIDEIEYEAPLADGSGKTAKVKIVPLQFLKAVLPNPQDLGENYDGETSIGCRIRGKKDGKERTYYVYNNCKHQEAYNETGMQGVSYTTGVPAMIGAMMFLKGIWKKPGVWNVEEFDPDPFMEQLNKQGLPWHEVFDGDLEID from the coding sequence ATGAGTAGAGTACTTATGATTGGCGCAGGTGGCGTGGCTACCGTGGCTGCCTTCAAGATCGTCCAGAACCAGGACGTTTTCACCGAGTTTATGATTGCTAGCCGTCGCAAGGAAAAATGCGATAAGCTGGTTAAGGATATCCATGCCAAGGGCTACAAGATGGATATTCAGACAGCTGAGGTGGATGCCGACGACGTTGAGCAGTTGAAGGCTCTCTTCAATAGCTACAAGCCTGAGCTTGTCATCAACCTAGCTTTGCCTTACCAGGATCTCACTATCATGGATGCCTGTCTGGCTTGCGGTTGCAACTACATGGATACCGCTAACTATGAGCCTAAGGACGAGGCTCACTTCGAGTACTCATGGCAGTGGGCATACAAGGATAAGTTCGAACAGGCTGGTCTCTGCGCTATCCTCGGCTGCGGTTTCGACCCAGGTGTATCAGGCATCTTCACCGCTTATGCAGCCAAGCATCACTTCGATGAGATTGAGGTGCTCGACATCGTGGATTGCAACGCCGGTAACCATCACAAGGCTTTCGCAACCAACTTCAACCCAGAAATCAATATCCGCGAGATTACCCAGAAGGGACTCTGGTATAAGGATGGCGAATGGATTGAAACCGACCCACTCTCTATCCACAAGCCTCTCACCTACCCTAACATCGGCCCTCGCGAGAGCTATCTGATGCACCACGAGGAGTTGGAGAGCCTGGTGAAGAACTACCCTACCATCAAGGAGGCACGCTTCTGGATGACCTTCGGTCAGCAGTATCTCACCTACCTCGACTGCATCCAGAACCTCGGCATGAGCCGCATCGACGAAATCGAATACGAGGCTCCTTTGGCAGACGGTTCAGGCAAGACAGCCAAGGTGAAGATTGTTCCTCTGCAGTTCCTCAAGGCTGTATTGCCTAACCCACAGGATCTCGGTGAGAACTATGATGGCGAAACATCTATCGGTTGCCGCATCCGCGGTAAGAAGGATGGCAAGGAGCGCACCTACTACGTTTATAACAACTGCAAGCACCAGGAGGCTTACAACGAAACCGGTATGCAGGGCGTAAGCTACACCACCGGTGTGCCAGCCATGATTGGTGCCATGATGTTCCTCAAGGGCATCTGGAAGAAACCAGGCGTATGGAACGTAGAGGAGTTCGACCCAGATCCATTCATGGAGCAGCTCAACAAGCAGGGATTGCCATGGCACGAGGTGTTTGATGGCGATTTGGAAATTGACTAA
- the recA gene encoding recombinase RecA codes for MAKEMQEGKLNPNEGKLKALQAAMAKIEKDFGKGSIMKLGDEHVENIEVIPTGSIALDNALGVGGYPKGRIIEIYGPESSGKTTLAIHAIAEAQKAGGIAAFIDAEHAFDRFYAAKLGVDVDNLWISQPDNGEQALQIADQLISSAAVDIVVVDSVAALTPKKEIEGDMGDNVVGLQARLMSQALRKLTSTISKTNTTCIFINQLREKIGVMFGNPETTTGGNALKFYASVRLDIRKATAIKDGDEVIGNLVRVKVVKNKVAPPFRKAEFDIMFGEGISRAGEVFGLAVANDIIEKSGSWYSYGGSKLGQGADACKALLKDNPELLDELEAKVREALAAKEQK; via the coding sequence ATGGCAAAAGAAATGCAAGAGGGAAAATTGAATCCCAATGAAGGCAAGCTGAAAGCTCTTCAGGCAGCCATGGCTAAGATAGAAAAGGACTTCGGTAAGGGCTCTATCATGAAACTCGGCGATGAGCACGTTGAGAACATCGAAGTTATCCCTACAGGCAGTATCGCTCTCGACAATGCACTGGGCGTAGGCGGTTATCCTAAGGGACGTATCATCGAGATTTACGGTCCGGAATCTTCCGGTAAAACAACATTGGCTATCCACGCCATCGCAGAGGCGCAGAAGGCTGGCGGTATCGCTGCTTTCATTGATGCAGAGCACGCTTTCGACCGTTTCTATGCGGCTAAATTGGGCGTTGATGTTGATAACTTGTGGATTTCACAACCAGATAATGGTGAGCAGGCGTTGCAGATTGCAGACCAGCTGATCAGTTCTGCTGCTGTAGACATCGTAGTTGTTGACTCTGTTGCCGCCTTGACTCCTAAAAAGGAAATCGAAGGCGATATGGGTGACAATGTGGTAGGTCTTCAGGCTCGATTGATGAGTCAGGCTCTCCGCAAGCTCACTTCTACCATCAGCAAGACCAACACTACCTGCATCTTCATCAACCAGTTGCGCGAGAAGATTGGTGTAATGTTCGGTAACCCAGAGACAACCACCGGTGGTAATGCTCTGAAGTTCTATGCATCAGTGCGTTTGGATATCCGCAAGGCTACAGCCATCAAGGACGGCGATGAGGTAATAGGTAATCTGGTTCGCGTAAAGGTGGTAAAGAACAAGGTGGCTCCTCCTTTCCGCAAGGCAGAGTTCGACATCATGTTTGGCGAAGGCATCAGCCGTGCCGGCGAGGTATTCGGTCTGGCTGTAGCCAACGATATCATCGAAAAGAGCGGCAGCTGGTATAGCTATGGCGGTTCTAAACTCGGACAGGGTGCCGATGCCTGCAAGGCTTTGCTCAAGGATAACCCTGAACTTCTCGATGAACTGGAAGCTAAGGTTCGCGAAGCACTTGCTGCTAAGGAACAGAAATAA